The region TGCCCTGAACGAAGCACCAACCCTAGCAAAAAAAACCTGTCAGTCTCTCAAAAAGCATCCCCAGACCAAACACACCCCCATTGTTCTCGTCCAGTACAAAAGCCCCTTAGAAAAACAACAGTTGGCCGATGCCTATTTACCCAGAGACTTTAATCTCCAAGACTTTAACCAAATCATGCGCCAGTTAACCATTGGATACTAAAGTGACAGGTTTACCACATCCTATTGATAGACAAAATCACCCTTTAATGACCACTGAAACCCTCAGAAAAACCGTCGAATTCTTATTCAAAATACCTATACAATCAGAACAAATACGCCAGATACTTTTTTTGAGAATAGATTAATCAAAGATCTTTTTGCCACTCTAGGGTTGACAGATTTTTAGATAAAAAAAGAGTCTAGTTGATAAACCTTGGAAAAGAATTAATCAGGTTTAAATTCTATCTCAAAAAAACGGAGCATAAATATTTTATGCCTAGTTATTTTTCGCCAATAAAAAGCCCTGAACAGCTACTCTCGAAGCATTCAGGGCTCATCAATTTCTTTCCTACTTATTAGTATAGTGATAACTGATGTGAATAATATTGGGTAAATAGCGTAATTTATCAATTGGCCTTCTCGGTAATTTGGCGTAATTTAAAATCGATTTCTTTAAGATAAAAATATAGTTAGTTTAGGAACTTTTTTCGAAAGAAATATTTGCTTAATCGTTGTTTTGTACAAGAATTTATTCTTTTTAACGCAAAAAACCTCCGATAAAAAGTGGAGGTTCTCTATTTTATAATTGTTGTCTAACTAAGCTCTATGATAAAAAGCTTTTGTGATCTTGTAAAAAGAAATAAATCAAAAGATTTTGCCTTCTTCTCTGGCTAATAATGATGAGCTGCGCTTAACAGATATCATCACCATGTCAAATAAAGAGACTAAAATCTTTTGTTGTTGGAGAAAGAAAAGTTACTCGTCTCTATAGTTACTCGTCTCTATGTATTTAATTATTCGACCATAGCAAAAAAAAGAAAGTGACTTCATCAACCTTGTTCTATGAACTTTATCAGTAACGAAACTCGTTGATATTACAGTCTTCACCGGATCTATGTGGCGATCGCCAGTGATGTACATCACAAAAAAATCCCCAACACGCGGCACAGCGACATTGGGGACTGGAGTCAATTTTGTTGTTGAGAGGAGAGGAAATTTACAAGTTGAAAACTAAAAATCGTCAATTAAAATCGCAGATTTAAGCCATAAAACCAAGCTGCTTACCATTGTTACGGGCAAGGCGAATAAGATTTTGACGCTCTTTAGAGTCAATACCAATGAAGTTACAGAAATTGGAGATTACCTTGCAGTGTAGACCAATGGCTTTACCTCGAATTTGGTTGAAACGGCTGTTACCCATGAGTTGGCGTAATCCGACGACTAAAGATGCAAACATATTTTTATCCTCGCTATGGCTTAAATACTTCGAAAAAATTGGGGATTTAGAATCCCGAAATCTTGGAATTTAGAGTTGGAACAGG is a window of [Limnothrix rosea] IAM M-220 DNA encoding:
- a CDS encoding electron transporter, producing MFASLVVGLRQLMGNSRFNQIRGKAIGLHCKVISNFCNFIGIDSKERQNLIRLARNNGKQLGFMA